The following proteins come from a genomic window of Elusimicrobiota bacterium:
- a CDS encoding prephenate dehydrogenase encodes MRRAVIAGVGLMGGSLGLALRRRGWRVVGLGRDAARLAKARRRGAVDQTTTDPARALPGADVLVLCAPVDQLADQARRLRPFVENKTLVMDVGSVKGAVLRAMAPLFPPGGPVFVGAHPMTGSEKTGVENARADLYRGAPCVVTPAPGTPVRVTARAEKFWRDLGARVVRLTPDAHDRAVAVVSHLPHLIADALMLTAGDAGAGPLFRLAAGSFRDATRVAGADPALWRAIFTQNDAALRRALDVFEGALGRLAKGWPLPALRRARALNDRFRKDRP; translated from the coding sequence ATGCGGCGCGCCGTCATCGCGGGGGTCGGCCTCATGGGCGGTTCGCTCGGCTTGGCCCTGCGCCGCCGGGGTTGGCGCGTCGTCGGCCTGGGCCGCGACGCCGCGCGGTTGGCGAAGGCCCGCCGCCGGGGAGCCGTCGACCAAACCACCACCGATCCGGCCCGGGCGCTGCCCGGCGCCGACGTGCTCGTGCTCTGCGCGCCCGTGGACCAATTGGCCGACCAGGCCCGGCGTCTGCGGCCCTTCGTCGAAAATAAAACCCTCGTCATGGACGTGGGGAGCGTCAAGGGCGCGGTCCTCCGCGCGATGGCGCCTCTGTTCCCGCCCGGCGGGCCGGTGTTCGTGGGGGCGCACCCCATGACGGGATCCGAGAAAACCGGGGTGGAAAACGCCCGGGCCGATCTTTACCGGGGCGCGCCTTGCGTGGTGACGCCCGCCCCCGGAACCCCGGTCCGGGTCACGGCCCGGGCCGAAAAATTTTGGCGGGACCTCGGCGCGCGGGTGGTGCGCCTGACCCCCGACGCCCACGACCGCGCCGTCGCCGTGGTGAGCCATTTGCCCCACCTGATCGCGGACGCCCTCATGCTGACGGCGGGCGACGCGGGCGCGGGACCGCTTTTCCGTCTGGCGGCGGGCAGTTTCCGCGACGCCACCCGCGTGGCGGGCGCCGACCCCGCCCTCTGGCGGGCGATTTTCACCCAGAACGACGCCGCGCTGCGCCGCGCGCTGGACGTCTTCGAAGGCGCCCTGGGCCGCCTCGCCAAGGGTTGGCCCCTGCCGGCGCTGCGCCGGGCGCGGGCGCTCAACGATCGATTTCGAAAGGACCGACCATGA
- the aroF gene encoding 3-deoxy-7-phosphoheptulonate synthase, with protein MIVTLKSGATKKQVKEVIDRIKILGFTPQISQGAERLVIGVIGEGNKAIAHKDLFQSMEQVEVVTPISKPYKTVSRVFKKTDTVISVGNVKIGGKEVVIMAGPCSVDTKENLMATAKELKKAGVQILRGGAFKPRTSPYAFQGLGEEALKMLVEARKATGLPVITEVMDTRQVELIEAYADIIQIGARNAQNYDLLREVGRTRKPVMLKRGMATTIEEWLMAAEYIVAKGNANVMLCERGIRTFETATRFTLDLNAVPVLKHLSHLPVIVDPSHGVGVRDFIVPMAKAAIAAGADGVIIECHPNPATALSDGHQALLPSQLHDIAKELRKVAEAVGRTL; from the coding sequence ATGATCGTCACGCTCAAAAGCGGCGCCACCAAAAAACAGGTCAAAGAAGTCATCGACCGCATTAAAATATTGGGATTCACGCCGCAAATTTCCCAGGGCGCCGAACGCCTCGTCATCGGGGTGATCGGCGAGGGCAACAAGGCCATCGCCCACAAAGACCTGTTCCAATCCATGGAACAGGTGGAGGTGGTGACCCCGATCTCGAAGCCCTACAAGACCGTCAGCCGGGTGTTCAAGAAAACCGACACCGTCATTTCCGTCGGCAACGTCAAGATCGGCGGCAAAGAAGTCGTCATCATGGCCGGGCCCTGTTCGGTGGACACTAAAGAGAACCTGATGGCCACGGCCAAGGAATTGAAAAAAGCCGGTGTCCAGATCCTGCGGGGCGGGGCGTTCAAGCCGCGCACCTCGCCCTACGCTTTCCAGGGACTCGGGGAAGAAGCGCTCAAAATGTTGGTTGAAGCGCGCAAGGCCACGGGCTTGCCCGTCATCACCGAAGTCATGGACACCCGCCAGGTGGAACTGATCGAGGCGTACGCCGACATTATTCAAATCGGCGCCCGGAACGCCCAGAACTACGACTTGCTCCGCGAAGTGGGCCGCACGCGCAAGCCCGTCATGCTCAAGCGCGGCATGGCCACCACGATCGAGGAATGGCTCATGGCCGCCGAATACATCGTCGCGAAAGGCAACGCCAACGTCATGCTTTGCGAACGCGGCATTCGAACCTTTGAAACCGCCACACGGTTCACGTTGGATTTGAACGCGGTGCCGGTGCTGAAACACCTCTCCCACCTGCCGGTCATCGTGGACCCGTCGCACGGCGTGGGCGTCCGTGATTTCATCGTGCCCATGGCGAAAGCCGCCATCGCGGCGGGGGCCGACGGGGTCATCATCGAGTGCCACCCGAACCCGGCCACGGCGCTCTCGGACGGCCATCAAGCGCTCCTGCCCTCCCAACTGCACGACATCGCCAAGGAACTGCGCAAGGTCGCCGAGGCGGTCGGGCGCACCCTTTAG
- a CDS encoding histidinol-phosphate transaminase, translating to MGENDLIAPRREIAQFTPYVPGRDMDTVKKMYGLKRVVKLASNENALGPSPKAVAALRAAARRVNLYPDGFSTELRRALAGHLKVKPAQVTVGAGSDELIEILAKAYLTSEDDIVVSDHAFIRYKMAGDLMGSRVITVPMRGLTHDLEAMAAAVTPRTKFVFIANPNNPTGTHNSKTELEEFLITLPARVVAVVDEAYYEFARAAGDYPSALDFFKAGRNLVVLRTFSKAYGLAGVRLGYGVGPESLIETLERVRPPFNISIPAQAAGVAALSDTAHLKRSVALVAREKAKVQKALEKMGFPCVPSTTNFLLVRVSPRRGAAVFEALLRKGVIVRAMDEYGFPEHIRVTIGRPEENRLFLSALNQVK from the coding sequence ATGGGTGAAAACGACCTCATCGCGCCCCGGCGGGAGATCGCCCAATTCACGCCCTACGTGCCCGGACGGGACATGGACACCGTCAAGAAGATGTACGGCTTGAAACGGGTGGTCAAACTCGCGTCCAACGAGAACGCGCTCGGCCCATCGCCCAAGGCCGTCGCGGCTCTCCGCGCCGCCGCCCGGCGGGTGAACCTCTACCCGGACGGTTTCAGCACGGAGCTTCGCCGCGCGCTCGCCGGTCACTTGAAAGTCAAACCCGCCCAGGTCACGGTGGGCGCGGGTTCCGATGAGCTCATTGAAATACTCGCCAAGGCCTACCTCACATCGGAAGACGACATCGTCGTGTCCGATCACGCGTTTATCCGCTACAAAATGGCGGGCGACTTGATGGGCAGCCGGGTCATCACCGTGCCGATGCGCGGCCTGACCCACGATCTGGAAGCCATGGCGGCGGCGGTGACGCCCCGGACCAAATTTGTGTTCATCGCCAACCCCAACAACCCGACGGGGACCCACAACTCCAAGACGGAACTGGAGGAGTTTTTGATCACCCTGCCCGCGCGGGTTGTGGCGGTGGTGGACGAGGCCTATTACGAGTTCGCCCGCGCCGCGGGCGACTACCCGAGCGCCCTCGATTTCTTCAAAGCCGGCCGCAATTTGGTCGTGCTGCGGACCTTTTCCAAGGCCTACGGTCTGGCCGGCGTTCGTTTGGGATACGGCGTCGGCCCGGAATCGCTCATTGAAACCCTGGAACGGGTCCGGCCGCCTTTCAACATCTCCATCCCGGCCCAGGCCGCCGGGGTTGCCGCCCTGTCGGACACCGCCCACCTGAAACGGAGTGTCGCGCTGGTCGCCCGGGAAAAGGCCAAGGTCCAAAAGGCCCTTGAAAAAATGGGATTCCCCTGCGTGCCGTCCACCACCAATTTTTTACTCGTTCGGGTGTCGCCCCGCCGCGGCGCGGCGGTCTTTGAGGCCCTGCTGCGCAAGGGCGTCATCGTCCGCGCCATGGACGAATACGGCTTTCCCGAACACATCCGCGTCACCATCGGCCGCCCCGAGGAGAATCGTTTGTTCCTGTCGGCCCTTAATCAAGTCAAGTGA
- the pheA gene encoding prephenate dehydratase, translating into MTKKNKRLAALRRQVDGLDDGLLKTLIQRARVVQKIGRVKAEHGQDVVAAGREREILERLTTANPGPLPNEAVEDIFNAIIANCRLLQKRIRVSYFGPEATYTHQAALKHFGRGAEFLPEKSIADVFDDVESGRADYGVVPIENSTEGVVNHTLDMFMESDLVICAERQDPIAHCLMTAPGGKKIKAIHSHPQALAQCRKWLESHLAGVPVHPAASTADAAAQAALHEGVAAVASPLAAELYRLTIRAQAIQDVKENRTRFLVIGKRLAAPSGSGRDKTSLLVSLRDRVGALHDLLGVFKDARLNLTKIESRPTKRKAWQYVFFIDCLGHISDEKVQKVMEKLKANCLVVKLLGSYPRADY; encoded by the coding sequence ATGACGAAGAAAAACAAACGCCTCGCGGCGCTGCGCCGCCAAGTGGACGGCCTGGACGACGGGCTGTTGAAAACCCTGATCCAACGGGCCCGCGTCGTCCAGAAAATCGGCCGCGTGAAAGCCGAACACGGACAGGACGTTGTCGCGGCGGGCCGCGAACGCGAGATCCTGGAACGCCTGACGACGGCGAACCCGGGGCCCCTGCCCAACGAGGCCGTTGAGGACATTTTCAACGCCATCATCGCCAACTGCCGTCTGTTGCAGAAGCGGATCCGCGTCTCCTATTTCGGCCCCGAAGCCACCTACACGCACCAGGCCGCCCTCAAGCATTTCGGCCGGGGCGCCGAGTTCTTGCCCGAGAAATCCATCGCCGACGTTTTCGACGACGTCGAAAGCGGCCGCGCCGATTACGGCGTGGTGCCGATTGAAAACTCCACGGAAGGCGTGGTCAACCACACTCTCGACATGTTCATGGAATCCGACCTGGTGATTTGCGCCGAACGCCAGGACCCCATCGCCCACTGTCTCATGACGGCCCCCGGTGGAAAAAAGATCAAGGCGATCCATTCGCACCCCCAGGCCCTGGCCCAGTGCCGCAAATGGTTGGAAAGCCATCTCGCCGGGGTGCCGGTCCACCCGGCGGCTTCGACGGCGGACGCCGCGGCCCAGGCGGCCCTCCACGAGGGCGTGGCCGCTGTGGCCAGCCCCCTGGCGGCCGAATTGTACCGCTTGACGATTCGCGCCCAGGCCATTCAAGACGTCAAGGAAAACCGCACGCGTTTTCTCGTCATCGGCAAGCGCCTGGCCGCGCCCTCGGGCTCCGGGCGGGACAAGACGTCGCTCCTCGTGTCCTTGAGGGACCGGGTCGGGGCCCTGCACGACCTGCTCGGCGTTTTCAAGGACGCCCGGCTGAATCTGACCAAAATCGAATCCCGGCCGACCAAACGGAAGGCGTGGCAATACGTTTTCTTCATTGATTGCCTGGGGCACATTTCCGATGAAAAGGTGCAGAAAGTGATGGAGAAACTGAAAGCCAACTGCCTCGTCGTCAAGCTTTTGGGCAGTTACCCCCGGGCGGACTACTGA
- a CDS encoding polyphenol oxidase family protein yields the protein MTGGWRWRGGWSVLTGWETRWGVTARVTGAARGDMRAPADFERALRDAGLAPARWAGGRQTHGVRVGVVRRPTAPRERPDTDALWTDRPGVSLRVLTADCAPVFLLDVKGRRAGLIHAGRRGTAAGILTRAIETARQRWGLRPTDLRLAIGPHIRACCYEVGEEVARDFAAAPGAVVRARDGRARLDLSRALRRQARRFGVRAVTVAPWCTACDRRFHSHRREATARRQAAILCLNEETT from the coding sequence GTGACGGGGGGGTGGCGCTGGCGGGGCGGCTGGTCGGTTTTGACCGGCTGGGAGACCCGTTGGGGCGTGACCGCGCGGGTGACCGGCGCCGCGCGCGGGGACATGAGAGCGCCGGCCGATTTTGAACGCGCGTTGCGCGACGCCGGGCTCGCGCCCGCTCGGTGGGCGGGGGGACGGCAAACCCACGGGGTGCGCGTGGGCGTCGTGCGGCGGCCGACGGCACCGCGGGAACGGCCGGACACCGACGCCCTGTGGACGGATCGGCCGGGGGTGTCGTTGCGTGTGCTGACCGCGGACTGCGCCCCGGTGTTTCTTTTGGACGTCAAAGGCCGCCGCGCGGGCTTGATCCACGCCGGCCGCCGCGGCACGGCGGCGGGCATTTTGACGCGCGCGATCGAAACGGCGCGACAGCGGTGGGGACTCCGGCCGACGGACCTCCGCCTGGCCATCGGGCCGCACATCCGCGCCTGCTGTTACGAAGTGGGCGAGGAGGTCGCGCGGGATTTCGCCGCCGCGCCGGGGGCGGTGGTCCGGGCGCGCGACGGCCGCGCCCGGCTGGATTTGTCCCGCGCCCTGCGGCGCCAAGCGCGGCGGTTCGGGGTCCGGGCCGTGACGGTGGCCCCCTGGTGCACCGCCTGCGACCGGCGGTTTCATTCCCACCGGCGGGAAGCCACGGCGCGCCGGCAGGCCGCGATCTTGTGTCTGAACGAGGAAACGACATGA
- a CDS encoding type IV pilus twitching motility protein PilT, whose product MDARQILQTLLKEVDERKASDLHVGPGFIPMLRLHGDLEPSKIGQPLTAEETRNLAYFIMGEKVRARFEQKNEVDLAFSVSGGPRFRVNIYTQRGLVNLALRAIPSQIPTIRSLGLPSSVEKMADNRRGLILVSGTTGSGKSTTLAAIVDQINVTRKAHILTIEDPIEFVHKNKKSIVNQRELGLDTSNYADALRSAMREDPNVILVGEMRDLETVSAAITAAQTGHLVLSTIHTTNTIQIISRILDLYPPHQQAQVRLQLAETLKGAIAQRLLPLADGSGRVAAQEIMVVTPHIQKAIEENSLMDVYNAIRTGKFYGMQTFNQAMVLLYNQGKIKLEEGMAAASNPEEFMLAVRGIEAGANTPGFVPE is encoded by the coding sequence ATGGACGCCCGACAAATCCTTCAAACGCTGCTCAAAGAAGTGGACGAACGCAAAGCCTCCGATCTGCACGTCGGACCGGGGTTCATCCCCATGCTCCGCCTGCACGGCGACCTCGAACCGTCGAAAATCGGACAACCCTTGACCGCGGAGGAAACGCGCAACCTCGCCTATTTCATCATGGGGGAAAAAGTGCGCGCGCGCTTCGAACAAAAAAACGAAGTGGACTTGGCGTTCTCCGTGTCCGGTGGCCCGCGTTTTCGCGTCAACATCTACACGCAGCGGGGCCTGGTCAACCTGGCCCTGCGGGCGATCCCGAGCCAAATCCCGACCATCCGGTCGCTGGGGCTGCCGTCGTCCGTCGAAAAGATGGCCGACAACCGCCGCGGCCTCATCCTGGTCAGCGGCACCACGGGATCCGGCAAGTCGACCACGCTCGCGGCCATCGTCGACCAGATCAACGTCACGCGCAAGGCCCACATCTTGACGATCGAGGACCCGATCGAATTCGTCCACAAGAACAAAAAATCCATCGTGAACCAGCGCGAACTCGGCCTCGACACCTCCAACTACGCCGACGCGTTGCGCTCGGCCATGCGGGAGGACCCGAACGTGATCCTGGTGGGCGAAATGCGGGATCTGGAAACCGTCTCCGCCGCCATCACCGCCGCTCAAACGGGCCACTTGGTGCTGTCGACCATCCACACGACCAACACCATCCAGATCATCAGCCGCATTTTGGACCTTTACCCGCCCCACCAGCAGGCCCAGGTGCGGCTGCAACTGGCCGAGACGTTGAAAGGCGCCATCGCACAACGCCTCCTGCCCTTGGCGGACGGCAGCGGCCGCGTCGCGGCCCAGGAAATAATGGTGGTGACACCCCACATTCAAAAGGCGATCGAGGAAAACAGTCTCATGGATGTTTACAACGCGATCCGCACCGGCAAATTTTACGGCATGCAAACCTTCAACCAGGCCATGGTGCTGCTCTACAACCAGGGAAAGATCAAGTTGGAGGAGGGTATGGCGGCCGCCTCCAACCCCGAGGAGTTCATGCTCGCCGTGCGCGGGATCGAGGCCGGGGCGAACACGCCCGGATTCGTTCCCGAGTGA
- the ftsZ gene encoding cell division protein FtsZ, whose translation MVQIKFSEDFNEQPALIKVIGLGGAGGNAVNRMIESGLSHVEFIAANTDSQALRRNRAPVRLQLGERITKGLGVGGNPILGRQATEESRDRIREVLTGADMVFITAGMGGGTGTGSAPVVAQIARELDPKPLVVAVVTRPFDFEGQVRKNQGDQGIEELRPHVDTMLAIPNDRLFDIIDESTTSLEAFRTADNVLRQAVQAITDVITRHGLINVDFADVRSIMSGAGEALMGMGESHGEGRALSAAKMAVQSPLLENLTIDGAKGLLVNISGNKSITLFEVKTAMDFIKNAASADAHVFYGQVFDDALEERFLVTVIATGFPPARRASARRTGARPTATPESVRAVAFRAPAGDAPLLDDDLRRPAYLRRKVRKLT comes from the coding sequence ATGGTGCAGATCAAGTTCAGCGAAGATTTTAACGAGCAACCGGCGCTCATCAAGGTCATCGGCCTGGGCGGGGCGGGGGGAAACGCCGTCAACCGCATGATCGAAAGCGGCCTCTCCCACGTCGAGTTCATCGCCGCCAACACCGACAGCCAGGCCCTCCGCCGGAACCGCGCGCCCGTGCGGCTCCAGTTGGGCGAACGCATCACCAAAGGCCTGGGCGTCGGCGGCAACCCAATTTTGGGCCGCCAAGCGACCGAGGAGAGCCGTGACCGCATCCGCGAGGTTTTGACCGGGGCGGACATGGTTTTCATCACGGCGGGCATGGGCGGGGGCACCGGCACGGGCTCGGCGCCCGTCGTCGCCCAGATCGCCCGGGAGTTGGACCCCAAACCCCTGGTGGTGGCCGTCGTCACGCGGCCCTTCGATTTCGAAGGCCAGGTCCGAAAAAACCAGGGCGACCAGGGCATCGAGGAACTGCGCCCGCATGTCGACACCATGCTGGCGATTCCCAACGACCGCCTTTTCGATATCATCGACGAATCGACCACCTCCCTCGAAGCGTTCCGCACGGCCGACAACGTGCTCCGCCAGGCGGTGCAAGCCATCACGGACGTCATCACGCGGCACGGGCTCATCAACGTGGATTTCGCCGACGTGCGCAGCATCATGTCCGGCGCGGGGGAGGCCCTGATGGGCATGGGGGAATCCCACGGCGAAGGGCGGGCCCTGAGCGCGGCCAAAATGGCGGTCCAGTCGCCGCTCCTGGAAAACCTCACGATCGACGGGGCCAAGGGCCTCCTGGTCAACATCAGCGGCAACAAATCGATCACGCTGTTTGAAGTGAAGACAGCCATGGATTTCATCAAGAACGCGGCCAGCGCGGACGCGCACGTGTTTTACGGCCAAGTATTCGACGATGCCCTGGAGGAACGCTTTTTGGTGACCGTCATCGCCACGGGATTCCCGCCGGCGCGGCGCGCTTCGGCGCGACGGACCGGCGCGCGCCCGACGGCCACCCCCGAATCCGTCCGGGCCGTGGCGTTCCGGGCCCCCGCCGGGGACGCGCCTTTGCTGGACGACGATTTGCGCCGCCCCGCGTATTTGCGGCGCAAAGTGCGAAAACTGACCTGA
- the ftsA gene encoding cell division protein FtsA, whose protein sequence is MPKPDVITGLDIGSGQVVAVVAKLDPDTETPEAVGAARQACPGLKGGVVINIDETARSITRAVEAAEEMAGLTGATRGVLIGVRGGHIQTFNHHGAMNIARTDKEITLADRDQVVESTKAVPISPDREIVHVIPQDFILDRQSGVPNPVGMEATLLETDVHIVTASQSHLNNVWKAIARAGFDVEEPIYGLLAVGDAVVTAEEKGLGCLLIDVGGQTTGLAVYAEGSVRFTKELPIGSDAISHDLSHALRTSLLQAQKVKEKHGAASRPLAEGNIDEDIEYTSVDGRTPRHIKRSTLFDYIAPRVEEIFTLVSEELQRSNYADHVAGGGVVLTGGGAQLQGLSAAVEQILDLPVRLGLPQNLTGAPEILANPGYATALGVVTYRHLGDWSRSRRAVRRVGLGQKLRGLVEDLF, encoded by the coding sequence ATGCCCAAACCGGACGTCATCACGGGGCTTGACATCGGCAGCGGCCAGGTGGTCGCCGTCGTCGCCAAGCTGGACCCGGACACGGAAACCCCGGAAGCCGTCGGCGCGGCCCGTCAGGCCTGTCCCGGCCTCAAAGGCGGGGTCGTGATCAACATCGACGAAACGGCCCGGTCCATCACCCGCGCGGTGGAGGCCGCCGAGGAAATGGCCGGCCTCACGGGCGCCACCCGGGGCGTTTTGATCGGCGTGCGCGGCGGCCACATCCAGACCTTCAACCACCACGGCGCCATGAACATCGCCCGGACCGACAAGGAAATCACGCTCGCGGACCGCGACCAGGTGGTGGAAAGCACGAAGGCCGTGCCCATTTCCCCCGACCGGGAAATCGTCCATGTCATTCCCCAGGATTTTATCTTGGACCGCCAAAGCGGCGTGCCCAACCCCGTCGGCATGGAGGCGACCCTCCTCGAAACCGACGTCCACATCGTCACCGCGAGCCAGAGCCACCTGAACAACGTGTGGAAGGCCATCGCCCGCGCCGGGTTCGACGTGGAAGAACCCATTTACGGTTTGCTGGCGGTGGGCGACGCCGTGGTCACGGCCGAGGAAAAAGGCTTGGGTTGTTTGTTGATCGACGTGGGCGGCCAGACGACGGGGCTCGCCGTCTACGCCGAGGGCAGCGTGCGGTTCACCAAGGAGTTGCCCATCGGCTCCGACGCCATCAGCCACGATTTGTCGCACGCGTTGCGCACCTCGCTCCTCCAGGCGCAAAAGGTGAAGGAAAAACACGGCGCCGCCAGCCGCCCCTTGGCCGAGGGCAATATCGACGAGGACATCGAATACACAAGCGTGGACGGCCGCACCCCGCGGCACATCAAGCGCTCCACCCTTTTCGATTACATCGCGCCGCGCGTGGAGGAAATCTTTACCCTGGTGTCCGAGGAATTGCAGCGCTCCAACTACGCCGACCACGTGGCCGGGGGCGGCGTGGTGTTGACGGGGGGCGGCGCCCAGTTGCAGGGCTTGTCGGCCGCCGTCGAGCAAATATTGGATTTGCCGGTGCGGCTGGGCCTGCCCCAAAACCTGACGGGCGCGCCGGAAATCCTGGCCAACCCGGGCTACGCCACCGCCCTGGGCGTCGTCACCTACCGACATTTGGGCGACTGGTCCCGCAGCCGACGGGCCGTGCGGCGCGTCGGGTTGGGCCAAAAACTGCGCGGTCTTGTGGAGGACCTCTTTTAA
- a CDS encoding D-alanine--D-alanine ligase, whose protein sequence is MTSLSIAPADIQRERTLLRRRRLAVLAGGWSAERPIALKSGRAVAAALRRWALPHVFIDVSPNIDRDLRRHRVNLAFLTTHGSFGEDGRLQGLLDLRGVAYTGSGVRASALAMHKPTAKTIFENAGLAVPPGRAVDARALPADPARGVPGPWVVKPASQGSAVGVELVDRASDLARAVRRVARWEREVLIERRVTGTEVTVGVLGETALPVVEIIPRHAFYDYHSKYAPGGSRHVVPARIPAASARAAQAAAVAAHRALGCRHVSRVDFIVDRRGRPWLLEVNTLPGLTDVSLLPDAARAAGLDFDGLVLRLLALARRDGPMGVLRHKGQYAS, encoded by the coding sequence ATGACCTCTCTTTCGATCGCGCCCGCGGATATTCAACGGGAACGGACCTTGTTGCGCCGCCGCCGTTTGGCGGTTCTGGCGGGGGGATGGTCCGCCGAGCGGCCGATCGCCTTGAAAAGCGGCCGGGCCGTGGCCGCCGCCCTGCGGCGCTGGGCCCTGCCCCACGTGTTCATCGACGTGTCCCCGAACATCGACCGGGATTTGCGCCGCCACCGCGTCAACCTGGCTTTCCTGACGACCCACGGGTCTTTCGGGGAGGACGGCCGGTTGCAGGGTCTTTTGGACCTCCGGGGCGTCGCCTACACGGGCAGCGGGGTGCGGGCCAGCGCTCTGGCGATGCACAAACCCACCGCCAAAACGATTTTTGAAAACGCGGGACTCGCCGTTCCGCCGGGACGGGCGGTGGACGCGCGCGCGCTGCCCGCCGACCCGGCGCGGGGCGTGCCCGGCCCCTGGGTCGTCAAGCCCGCGAGCCAAGGTTCGGCCGTCGGTGTGGAGCTCGTGGACCGGGCGTCGGATTTGGCCCGCGCCGTCCGCCGCGTCGCCCGCTGGGAACGCGAGGTGTTGATCGAGCGGCGGGTGACCGGGACCGAGGTTACCGTCGGTGTTTTGGGAGAGACGGCCCTCCCCGTGGTGGAGATCATTCCCCGGCACGCTTTTTATGATTACCATTCGAAATACGCGCCCGGCGGATCGCGGCACGTGGTCCCGGCCCGGATCCCCGCGGCGAGCGCCCGCGCCGCCCAGGCCGCGGCGGTGGCCGCCCACCGGGCCCTGGGATGCCGTCATGTCAGCCGCGTGGACTTCATTGTGGACCGCCGGGGTCGGCCGTGGCTCTTGGAGGTCAACACCCTGCCCGGTTTGACGGATGTCTCGTTGTTGCCCGACGCCGCGCGCGCGGCGGGATTGGATTTTGACGGGCTGGTGCTGCGGTTGCTGGCCCTGGCGCGGCGGGATGGCCCGATGGGCGTTTTAAGGCACAAGGGTCAATATGCGTCGTAA
- the murB gene encoding UDP-N-acetylmuramate dehydrogenase, with protein MTIPARALADLQENFPGVRPAEPLARHTTWGIGGPADFFVEIGSRNDLAALRRWGHVHGVPLMPIGQGSNLLVGDGGVRGGVVRLRGEFEEVRFQGDAAHVGAGVLLPRFARQAAERGLTGAEPLCGIPGTLGGGLRTNAGTPEGDLGALVESVDLMDGEGRVRTVPRAELLFGYRRADLGDGWALSAQLKLRRGDRNDILSSVDKQLARRTERQPLGTKNCGSVFKNPPGDFAARLIEAAGLKGRRIGGARLSPKHANFIENVDNASAADVRQLIALIQNTVRDRFGTALELEVWTVGE; from the coding sequence GTGACGATCCCGGCCCGCGCCCTCGCCGATCTCCAAGAGAATTTCCCGGGCGTCCGCCCCGCGGAACCCCTCGCCCGCCACACCACCTGGGGCATCGGCGGTCCCGCGGACTTTTTTGTCGAAATCGGCTCTCGAAATGATCTCGCCGCCCTGCGCCGCTGGGGCCATGTCCACGGCGTCCCTCTCATGCCCATCGGCCAGGGGTCGAACCTTTTGGTCGGGGACGGGGGCGTGCGCGGGGGGGTGGTTCGTCTTCGGGGGGAATTCGAAGAGGTTCGCTTTCAGGGGGACGCCGCCCACGTCGGCGCGGGCGTTCTGTTGCCGCGCTTCGCCCGCCAGGCCGCCGAGCGGGGGCTGACGGGGGCGGAACCCCTCTGCGGCATTCCCGGGACCCTGGGCGGCGGGCTGCGAACCAACGCCGGCACGCCCGAGGGGGATTTGGGCGCGCTGGTCGAATCCGTCGATTTGATGGACGGGGAAGGGCGCGTTCGGACCGTGCCCCGGGCCGAATTGTTGTTCGGCTACCGCCGCGCGGACCTGGGCGACGGCTGGGCTCTCTCCGCCCAACTCAAATTGCGGCGAGGGGACAGAAATGATATCCTCTCTTCCGTCGATAAACAGCTCGCGCGGCGGACCGAGCGTCAGCCCCTGGGCACCAAAAATTGCGGTTCGGTTTTCAAGAACCCGCCCGGCGATTTCGCCGCGCGGTTGATCGAGGCGGCCGGGCTCAAAGGCCGCCGGATCGGCGGCGCCCGGCTGTCGCCCAAACACGCCAATTTCATTGAAAACGTGGACAACGCCTCGGCGGCGGACGTGCGCCAACTCATCGCGCTCATACAGAACACCGTGCGGGACCGGTTCGGCACGGCTCTCGAACTCGAAGTCTGGACGGTGGGGGAATGA